A single Tenacibaculum sp. 190524A02b DNA region contains:
- a CDS encoding DUF3857 domain-containing protein — translation MKRIYLLFIFSINLSICFSQKSKSSKLGNVSREEVEMALYEKDTLANAVVLFEHGNYYLDERRDYKKTTDYYFKVKIINAEAFEKATISIPFYKDEKVHHIKGITYNLSESGKVTKTHLVDTNVYTKELSAKWKEKTFTMPNIKEGSVIEYVYSVTSPYSKIDDWEFQSDIPKVKSDFTASILGNWRYNVRIIGYHKLQRNDASVKKSCLYMPGIGTGDCLILEYGLDDIPAFKEEDYMLSAENFKSKLVFELKSFTHPSRGIEKYTKTWKDADKKLRFNFLDNQGSKKSFFKKKLPEHIFLESSELEKAKKAFDFIKKHYTWNGKYWPSQKIRVKNAFENKSGTIFDINLSLYNSLKAIGVDCNLVLTATRDRAQPTKLHPIINDFNYLFVKATVEGEVYYLDASNKYLPFGLVQFQALNGQGRILDFKKGSFWEEINIKNKTFKNTKAKLVLNEDGTVKTDFVITRRGYYALDKREELKNKSYDDRVALFESKYPYLEVDDYTVENIEAPEKILKEKYSVTLEDVYRDGSFYINPYLISRKTINPFKLEKRDYPVDFGYPIENTYVLSLKIPDGYKIKEEIKNKAMALPQNGGTFIINSTFKKNILTLFCRWNINKPLYNSAEYFALKKYFKHIIKSQDMILEIVKE, via the coding sequence ATGAAAAGGATATACTTACTCTTTATTTTTAGTATCAATCTATCTATTTGTTTCTCACAAAAAAGTAAATCTTCTAAGTTAGGAAATGTTTCTAGAGAGGAGGTTGAAATGGCTTTATATGAAAAAGATACACTTGCCAATGCAGTAGTTTTGTTCGAGCATGGGAATTATTATTTGGATGAAAGAAGAGATTATAAAAAGACTACAGATTATTATTTTAAAGTTAAAATAATAAATGCAGAAGCATTTGAGAAAGCTACTATTAGTATTCCATTTTATAAAGATGAGAAAGTACATCATATAAAAGGAATAACATATAATTTAAGTGAATCTGGGAAGGTTACAAAAACTCATTTGGTAGATACAAATGTTTATACAAAAGAGTTGAGTGCAAAATGGAAAGAAAAAACATTTACTATGCCCAACATAAAGGAAGGTAGTGTTATAGAGTATGTGTACTCAGTAACTTCTCCTTATTCTAAAATAGATGATTGGGAGTTTCAGTCAGATATACCAAAAGTTAAAAGTGATTTTACAGCATCAATTTTAGGGAATTGGAGATATAATGTTCGTATTATAGGTTATCATAAATTACAAAGGAATGATGCTTCTGTAAAAAAGAGTTGTCTATATATGCCAGGTATAGGTACCGGAGATTGTTTAATTTTGGAGTACGGTTTAGATGATATTCCAGCATTTAAAGAAGAAGATTATATGCTGAGTGCAGAAAACTTTAAATCGAAGTTGGTATTTGAGCTAAAATCGTTTACACACCCAAGTAGAGGAATAGAAAAATATACTAAAACTTGGAAGGATGCTGATAAGAAATTACGCTTTAACTTTTTAGATAATCAGGGGTCTAAAAAAAGTTTTTTTAAAAAGAAGTTGCCAGAGCATATATTTTTAGAAAGTTCTGAATTAGAGAAAGCGAAAAAGGCATTTGATTTTATTAAAAAGCACTATACTTGGAATGGAAAGTATTGGCCATCTCAAAAAATAAGAGTTAAGAATGCTTTTGAAAATAAATCAGGAACTATTTTCGATATTAATTTATCCTTATATAATTCTTTAAAAGCTATTGGAGTTGATTGTAATTTAGTTTTAACAGCTACTAGAGATAGAGCGCAGCCCACTAAATTACATCCAATAATCAATGATTTTAATTATTTGTTCGTGAAAGCTACAGTTGAAGGTGAAGTTTATTACTTAGATGCTTCTAATAAGTATTTACCGTTTGGCTTGGTACAATTTCAGGCGTTGAATGGGCAGGGACGTATATTAGATTTTAAAAAAGGAAGTTTTTGGGAGGAAATTAATATTAAGAATAAAACATTTAAAAATACAAAAGCTAAACTAGTTTTAAACGAAGATGGTACTGTTAAAACTGATTTTGTTATTACAAGAAGAGGATATTATGCTTTAGATAAAAGAGAAGAATTAAAAAATAAAAGTTATGATGATAGAGTTGCTTTATTTGAATCTAAATATCCGTATTTAGAAGTTGATGATTATACTGTTGAAAATATAGAAGCGCCTGAAAAAATATTAAAAGAAAAATATTCGGTTACCCTAGAGGATGTTTATAGAGATGGAAGCTTTTATATCAATCCGTATTTGATAAGTAGAAAAACAATAAACCCTTTTAAGCTTGAAAAGAGAGATTATCCTGTAGATTTTGGCTATCCAATAGAAAATACATATGTATTATCATTGAAAATACCAGATGGATACAAAATAAAGGAAGAGATTAAAAATAAAGCGATGGCTTTACCTCAAAATGGAGGAACTTTTATAATAAATTCAACTTTTAAAAAAAATATTTTAACCTTGTTTTGTAGGTGGAATATAAACAAGCCGTTGTATAATAGTGCAGAATACTTTGCATTAAAGAAATACTTTAAACATATTATAAAATCACAAGATATGATTTTAGAAATAGTAAAAGAATAG
- a CDS encoding carbonic anhydrase family protein translates to MRNTALSKELQIDLTPTSVLQDLLEGNQRYISNNLTASDVTSLVKQTTGGQFPKAVILSCIDSRVPVEMVFDQTIGDVFVARVAGNFENTDILGSMEYSCAVAGSKLVLVLGHESCGAVKAACDGVELGNITAMLDNITPAAKMASEQVEGVADSSNPAFVAKTVENNVKLTIERIREKSKILQEMEDNGEISIVGGVYSLQTGKVTML, encoded by the coding sequence ATGAGAAACACAGCATTATCAAAAGAATTACAAATAGATTTAACACCTACATCAGTATTACAAGATTTATTAGAAGGAAACCAACGTTATATTTCAAATAACTTAACTGCTTCAGATGTGACTTCATTAGTAAAGCAAACTACAGGAGGGCAATTTCCTAAAGCTGTAATTTTATCTTGTATTGACTCAAGAGTGCCAGTTGAAATGGTTTTTGATCAAACTATTGGTGACGTTTTCGTTGCTCGTGTAGCTGGAAACTTTGAAAATACCGATATTTTAGGAAGTATGGAGTATTCTTGTGCAGTAGCTGGAAGTAAGCTTGTTTTAGTATTAGGACATGAAAGCTGTGGAGCTGTAAAAGCTGCTTGTGATGGTGTAGAATTAGGAAATATTACTGCTATGTTAGATAATATTACTCCTGCTGCTAAAATGGCTTCTGAACAGGTTGAAGGTGTTGCTGACTCTTCTAATCCTGCATTTGTTGCTAAAACTGTTGAAAACAATGTTAAGTTAACCATTGAAAGAATCCGTGAGAAAAGTAAAATATTACAAGAAATGGAGGATAATGGAGAGATTAGTATTGTTGGAGGTGTTTATTCTTTACAAACAGGGAAGGTTACGATGTTATAA
- a CDS encoding SulP family inorganic anion transporter has protein sequence MKQLFSNLKGDLFGGITAGIVALPLALAFGVSSGLGPSAGLYGAIFIAFFAALFGGTDTQISGPTAPMTAVSMVVIASIIAVNDGNIEQALPIILSVFLLAGILQIVLGLLGFGKYIRFMPYPVVSGFMTAIGVIILVTQILPAIGYYAKEDSAYVEKFKPIAEEIILENILKDEAGEGILVLEDFKETINRANKITQEDIMKEAKTLAGKESSGVIGTFKVLPKALKNINLLELILTLATIFIIYGFKRITTAVPSTLVALVVMTAIALIFDLNYRPIEEIPSGLPIPNLEIFTGFSFSAITPYLFTAFTLALLGAIDSLLTSIVADNMTKTKHKPDKELVGQGIGNSIAAVFGGIPGAGATIRTVVNINSGGKTKLSGMIAGVMLLMVLLLIGPTASKIPAAVLAGVLITVGIGVMDYKGLKAIPNLPKDVKLGPFKVSSEVIIMFVVLLLSTFWDLVYAVGIGLVIASLIFMKKIGEVTAKRSDVVTLKEEAWDDESEFPINLAEEVFIKHINGPLFFGSTNDFQQLAKQIPKTASVVIIRMGKMPYIDQSGLFTLEDILIDLEKSGVRALFVDVLEQPNYMMERIGIIPDLIPNERIFKTFSECLEWVKQNIKDKY, from the coding sequence ATGAAACAACTATTTTCAAACTTAAAAGGAGACCTTTTTGGAGGTATTACTGCTGGTATTGTTGCGCTACCATTAGCACTTGCTTTTGGTGTAAGCTCTGGTTTGGGACCAAGTGCTGGATTATATGGAGCTATTTTTATAGCTTTTTTTGCTGCATTATTTGGCGGAACAGACACCCAAATATCTGGGCCAACTGCCCCTATGACAGCAGTTAGCATGGTAGTTATTGCTTCTATTATTGCTGTTAATGATGGTAATATTGAGCAAGCTTTACCAATTATACTTTCTGTATTTTTATTAGCTGGAATTCTACAAATAGTATTAGGCTTACTAGGTTTTGGTAAATACATTCGTTTTATGCCTTATCCTGTGGTCTCTGGTTTTATGACTGCAATTGGAGTTATCATTCTAGTTACTCAAATATTACCTGCAATTGGTTATTATGCCAAAGAAGACAGTGCTTATGTAGAAAAGTTTAAACCTATAGCTGAAGAAATCATTTTAGAAAATATTTTAAAAGATGAAGCTGGTGAAGGAATTTTGGTTCTTGAAGACTTTAAAGAAACTATCAATCGTGCTAATAAAATTACTCAAGAAGACATTATGAAAGAAGCTAAAACATTAGCTGGAAAAGAATCTTCTGGAGTTATAGGTACTTTTAAAGTATTGCCAAAAGCTCTTAAAAACATTAATCTTTTAGAGTTAATTTTAACATTGGCCACCATATTTATCATTTATGGTTTTAAAAGAATTACTACAGCTGTTCCAAGTACATTAGTGGCTTTAGTTGTTATGACTGCTATTGCTTTAATTTTTGATTTAAATTATAGACCTATAGAAGAAATTCCAAGTGGTCTTCCTATTCCAAATCTAGAAATTTTTACAGGTTTTAGCTTTTCGGCTATTACACCTTATTTATTTACCGCTTTTACGTTAGCTTTACTAGGAGCTATAGATTCTTTATTAACCTCTATAGTTGCTGACAATATGACTAAAACTAAACACAAGCCCGATAAGGAGTTGGTTGGTCAAGGAATAGGAAATAGTATTGCTGCTGTTTTTGGTGGAATTCCAGGTGCAGGTGCTACTATTAGAACTGTAGTAAACATTAATTCAGGTGGAAAAACAAAGTTATCTGGAATGATTGCTGGGGTTATGTTATTAATGGTTTTATTACTCATTGGTCCAACTGCTTCTAAAATACCTGCTGCTGTATTAGCGGGTGTATTAATTACTGTAGGTATTGGTGTAATGGATTATAAAGGATTAAAAGCTATTCCTAATTTACCTAAAGATGTAAAACTAGGCCCTTTTAAAGTAAGTTCTGAAGTTATTATTATGTTTGTAGTGTTACTTCTTTCTACTTTCTGGGATTTAGTATATGCTGTTGGTATTGGACTAGTGATTGCTTCGTTAATTTTTATGAAAAAAATTGGGGAAGTTACTGCTAAACGATCTGATGTAGTAACACTGAAAGAAGAAGCTTGGGATGATGAAAGTGAATTCCCTATAAATCTTGCTGAGGAAGTTTTCATTAAACATATTAATGGACCATTATTTTTTGGATCAACTAATGATTTTCAACAATTAGCAAAGCAAATACCTAAAACTGCTAGCGTTGTTATTATAAGAATGGGTAAAATGCCTTACATAGATCAATCTGGTTTGTTTACGCTAGAAGATATTTTAATCGATTTAGAAAAAAGTGGTGTGCGTGCACTTTTTGTAGATGTATTAGAGCAACCAAATTACATGATGGAACGTATTGGTATTATTCCTGATTTAATACCAAATGAACGCATATTTAAAACCTTCTCTGAATGTTTAGAGTGGGTTAAACAAAACATAAAAGACAAATATTAA
- a CDS encoding SulP family inorganic anion transporter codes for MFKTIKNDIPASIVVFFVALPLCLGIALASGAPLFSGLIAGIVGGIVVGAISGSKIGVSGPAAGLAAIVLSSIATLGGFENFLVAVVIGGVFQIVLGFLKAGVIGYYFPSSVIKGMLTGIGIIIIMKQIPFFFGYDKSVESFSMDAISIGSTVIGIISIGILLLWQQVLTKKSKIFQLIQGPLVAVVVGILFFVLTQGNEQLAINVKQLVSVPVPDSIDTFLGQFTFPNFGVIGNKDVWITAFTIAIVASLETLLCVEATDKLDPDKNVTPTNRELLAQGAGNIVSGLIGGLPVTQVIVRSSANIQSGGKSKMSAIIHGFFLLISIILIPTLLNKIPLSVLAAVLFIVGFKLAKPSTFINMYKLGWKQFIPFMATVLPMVITGDLLLGIGLGLAVGIVVILFKSYQNSHFLHIEDKSNGVHKIKMTLAEEVTFFNKGAILKELDKLPENTYLELDVRKTRYLDNDIIEILEDFAFKAKERNIDIKLYSERGIVENPSSFIDFFKLRPNKAA; via the coding sequence ATGTTCAAAACAATTAAAAATGACATCCCCGCAAGTATTGTCGTATTTTTTGTTGCCTTACCTTTATGTTTAGGTATTGCTTTGGCCAGTGGGGCGCCATTATTTTCTGGTTTAATTGCTGGAATTGTAGGAGGTATTGTAGTTGGAGCCATTAGTGGTTCTAAAATTGGTGTTAGTGGACCTGCAGCAGGATTGGCCGCTATTGTATTATCTTCTATTGCTACACTAGGTGGTTTTGAAAACTTCTTAGTAGCGGTAGTAATTGGAGGTGTATTTCAAATAGTTCTTGGTTTTTTAAAAGCAGGTGTAATTGGTTATTATTTCCCTTCATCTGTAATTAAAGGAATGCTTACTGGTATTGGAATTATCATTATCATGAAACAAATTCCTTTCTTTTTTGGTTATGATAAATCTGTTGAAAGCTTTTCCATGGACGCTATAAGTATAGGTTCTACTGTTATTGGTATAATTAGTATTGGAATTTTACTATTGTGGCAACAAGTTTTAACTAAAAAATCTAAAATATTTCAGTTAATTCAAGGACCTTTAGTAGCTGTTGTAGTAGGAATTCTATTTTTTGTATTAACACAAGGTAACGAACAACTAGCTATTAATGTTAAACAATTAGTAAGTGTTCCTGTACCTGATAGTATTGATACATTTTTAGGTCAATTTACTTTTCCAAACTTCGGTGTAATTGGAAATAAAGATGTATGGATTACCGCTTTTACAATTGCTATTGTAGCTAGTTTAGAAACCTTATTATGTGTTGAGGCAACAGACAAATTAGATCCAGATAAAAATGTTACTCCTACCAATAGAGAGTTATTAGCACAAGGAGCAGGAAATATTGTTTCTGGTTTAATTGGTGGATTACCAGTTACCCAAGTAATTGTAAGAAGTTCTGCTAATATTCAATCTGGGGGTAAAAGTAAAATGTCTGCAATTATACATGGTTTCTTTTTATTAATTTCAATTATTTTAATTCCTACTTTATTAAATAAGATTCCACTATCAGTATTAGCTGCTGTATTATTTATAGTTGGATTCAAACTAGCAAAACCATCAACTTTTATAAATATGTACAAGTTAGGATGGAAACAATTTATTCCGTTTATGGCAACTGTATTGCCAATGGTTATAACTGGTGATTTATTGTTAGGTATTGGTTTAGGACTTGCTGTAGGAATAGTTGTGATACTTTTCAAAAGTTACCAAAATTCACATTTCTTACATATTGAAGATAAAAGTAATGGAGTTCACAAAATAAAAATGACTTTAGCTGAAGAAGTAACTTTCTTTAACAAAGGAGCAATTTTAAAAGAATTAGACAAATTACCTGAAAATACATATCTAGAACTTGATGTTAGAAAAACTCGTTACTTAGACAATGATATTATTGAAATTTTAGAAGATTTTGCTTTTAAGGCTAAAGAGCGAAATATTGATATTAAATTGTATTCAGAAAGAGGAATTGTAGAAAATCCATCAAGTTTTATTGACTTTTTCAAATTAAGGCCTAATAAAGCTGCCTAA
- a CDS encoding SH3 domain-containing protein has translation MKNIVAFLLLFTSIISAQNASNLFSEANKLYKEGKYQDALDLYKQIEDQKSYSSELYYNIGNCYYKLNQVAPTIYNYEKSLVLNPQNEDAQNNLIIAKRLTLDRIEELPQTLFQKLDKQFFQQFHYETWAVITIIFSIIASILFLLFYFSNIPSKKRLFFVSSTVCFLLLISALLISYQQYNTTSNKVEAIIFSKETAVNNAPTMNSEEVFALHEGTKVRVLDTVDDWNKIKLVDGKIGWILNKNLKIIHNF, from the coding sequence ATGAAAAATATTGTTGCATTTTTACTATTGTTCACAAGCATTATTTCTGCACAAAATGCTAGTAATTTATTCAGTGAAGCGAATAAATTATATAAAGAGGGTAAATATCAAGATGCCCTAGATTTATATAAACAAATTGAGGATCAAAAAAGCTATTCTTCTGAACTTTATTATAATATTGGAAACTGTTATTATAAGTTAAATCAAGTAGCTCCCACAATATACAATTACGAGAAATCACTAGTACTTAACCCTCAGAATGAAGATGCTCAAAATAATTTAATTATTGCTAAAAGATTAACTTTAGATAGAATTGAAGAACTACCTCAAACTTTATTTCAAAAGCTAGACAAACAGTTTTTTCAACAATTTCATTATGAAACCTGGGCTGTTATAACTATTATTTTTTCTATTATAGCCAGTATTTTATTTTTACTTTTTTATTTCTCAAATATACCTTCTAAAAAACGATTGTTCTTTGTTTCTAGTACCGTTTGTTTTTTATTGTTAATTTCAGCTTTACTAATTTCTTACCAACAGTACAACACTACATCCAATAAGGTAGAAGCTATTATATTTTCAAAAGAAACAGCAGTAAATAATGCACCTACTATGAATTCTGAAGAAGTTTTTGCTTTACACGAAGGAACTAAAGTCCGTGTTTTAGATACCGTTGATGATTGGAATAAAATAAAACTAGTTGATGGAAAAATAGGTTGGATTTTAAATAAGAACCTAAAAATAATTCATAATTTTTAA
- a CDS encoding BatD family protein gives MKFYILLILSVFSLNLSAQEGVLQASVSKNKLGVNQRLRVQFTINKQGADNFQAPNFSNFKVVGGPSQSVSQSWINGKVSFSQSYTYILQPKSKGEFNLPSASIEIDGKTIKSNTIKIIVLDAVKVPTNPNDPNYIAAQNIHLVAEVSKSKPYVGEGIYVEYRLYVSRNVNVYDYAVTEAPQYNGFWNQELKRVDSKVKMGTYNGERYRYVVLQKTLLIPTKNGKLTIDPMKMDVAIGVPTGRADFFGNVITKQVRKEFASAKKVIKVKSLPLDNKPENFNGAVGQFSFDVSLSKQILKANESSQIKVTINGKGNLKLFELPTIETPKELEVYQPERKENVSITSTGLKGTITNNYTVVPEYKGKYKIPSVSFSYFNPKEEVYQTITSEDLYVDVLEGKELVSSSNNTVTKQNIKVTGNDFRYIQTDSSFNSGKPNDFFNSILFYLFLLLPIITIPILIFIYKKKEERDNDVLGNKQRKADKLAKKYLSEASKQLGNKEAFYEALERALHNYLKAKLKVETSDISREKITSLLEDKNVEPTTIKQLIEVLNDCDFARYTPIDNVQMNQEFEKAKQIITQLDKQL, from the coding sequence TTGAAATTTTACATATTATTAATTTTAAGCGTATTTTCTCTTAACTTATCAGCTCAAGAAGGTGTATTACAAGCTTCTGTTAGCAAAAATAAGCTTGGAGTTAACCAAAGGCTTCGGGTACAATTTACCATAAACAAACAAGGCGCTGATAATTTCCAAGCTCCAAACTTTTCTAATTTTAAAGTTGTTGGAGGCCCAAGTCAATCTGTAAGCCAATCTTGGATTAATGGTAAAGTATCATTCTCACAATCTTACACCTACATTCTACAACCCAAAAGTAAAGGTGAATTTAATCTTCCATCAGCATCCATTGAAATAGATGGAAAAACTATAAAGTCTAATACTATAAAAATTATAGTTTTAGATGCTGTTAAAGTACCTACAAATCCTAATGACCCAAACTATATTGCAGCGCAAAATATACATTTAGTAGCAGAGGTTTCTAAATCTAAACCCTATGTTGGAGAAGGAATTTATGTTGAATACAGACTGTATGTAAGTAGAAATGTAAATGTATATGATTATGCAGTTACTGAAGCACCTCAATATAACGGTTTTTGGAATCAAGAATTAAAAAGAGTAGACTCTAAAGTAAAAATGGGAACTTATAATGGAGAACGCTATCGATATGTAGTTCTACAAAAAACTTTATTAATCCCTACTAAAAATGGTAAACTTACTATAGATCCTATGAAAATGGATGTTGCTATAGGTGTTCCAACGGGTAGAGCAGACTTTTTTGGAAATGTAATTACCAAACAAGTTCGAAAAGAATTTGCTTCTGCTAAAAAAGTAATTAAAGTTAAATCACTTCCTTTAGATAATAAACCAGAAAACTTTAATGGAGCTGTTGGACAATTTTCTTTTGATGTTTCACTAAGCAAACAAATATTAAAAGCAAATGAGTCTTCACAAATTAAAGTAACCATTAATGGTAAAGGGAACTTAAAATTATTTGAATTACCAACTATTGAAACTCCTAAAGAATTAGAAGTATACCAACCTGAGCGTAAAGAAAATGTAAGTATTACTTCTACTGGGTTAAAAGGAACAATTACGAATAACTACACCGTTGTTCCTGAATATAAGGGTAAGTATAAAATACCTTCTGTCTCTTTTTCTTACTTTAATCCAAAAGAAGAAGTATACCAAACAATTACTTCAGAAGATTTATATGTTGACGTTTTAGAAGGTAAAGAATTAGTTTCTAGTAGTAATAATACTGTAACTAAACAAAATATTAAAGTAACTGGAAATGATTTTAGGTATATTCAAACAGATTCAAGTTTTAACTCTGGAAAACCTAATGATTTCTTTAACTCTATACTTTTCTACCTTTTTCTACTTCTTCCAATTATAACAATACCTATACTTATTTTCATTTATAAGAAAAAAGAAGAAAGAGACAATGATGTGTTAGGGAACAAACAAAGAAAGGCTGACAAACTTGCTAAAAAATATTTATCAGAAGCTTCAAAACAACTAGGTAATAAAGAGGCTTTTTATGAAGCTTTAGAAAGGGCTTTACATAATTATTTAAAAGCAAAACTAAAAGTAGAAACCTCTGACATTAGCAGAGAAAAAATAACATCTCTTTTAGAAGATAAAAACGTTGAGCCTACAACTATAAAACAACTTATAGAGGTATTAAATGATTGTGATTTTGCCCGTTATACCCCAATAGACAACGTACAAATGAATCAAGAATTTGAAAAAGCAAAACAAATAATTACCCAATTAGACAAACAGTTATAA
- a CDS encoding tetratricopeptide repeat protein, producing MNIRYTSVLIFLFFLITNTIVIQAQQDTLKLHREARSLLREGNKLYNKQKFNEASIAYRKALSKNSKYDKASYNYGNTLYQNKNYKEAISQFELTAKTAKDKITKAEAYHNIGNAMLEQKQYQPAVDAYKNALRNNPNDDETRYNLAVAQKALKKEQQNQKNNNDKNKDQKNKDDKNKKDKDNKNSEKNKDQKKKDDNKDKKDQDKDPKKDQDKNKQNQDQKKQKDKQQQKPQQGKMTPEQMKQLLESLNNEEKKTQKKMNVKKSKGRKVKQEKDW from the coding sequence ATGAATATCCGTTATACTTCTGTACTTATCTTTTTATTTTTTCTAATTACTAATACTATAGTAATTCAAGCCCAACAGGATACATTAAAACTACATAGAGAGGCTCGTTCTCTTTTGCGTGAAGGTAACAAACTATATAACAAACAAAAATTTAACGAAGCTTCTATTGCTTACCGAAAAGCCTTAAGTAAAAACAGTAAATATGATAAGGCTAGTTATAACTACGGAAATACTTTATATCAAAATAAAAACTATAAAGAGGCTATTTCTCAATTTGAATTAACTGCAAAAACTGCAAAAGATAAAATTACAAAAGCTGAAGCATATCATAATATTGGGAATGCAATGCTAGAACAAAAACAGTATCAACCTGCTGTTGACGCTTATAAAAATGCATTACGTAATAACCCAAACGATGATGAAACTCGTTACAACTTAGCTGTTGCTCAAAAAGCATTAAAAAAAGAGCAACAAAATCAAAAAAACAATAACGACAAGAATAAGGATCAGAAAAACAAAGACGACAAAAATAAAAAAGATAAAGACAACAAAAACAGCGAGAAAAATAAGGATCAGAAAAAGAAAGACGATAATAAAGATAAAAAAGATCAGGACAAAGACCCTAAAAAGGATCAAGATAAAAACAAACAAAACCAAGATCAGAAAAAACAAAAAGATAAACAGCAACAAAAGCCTCAGCAGGGTAAAATGACTCCAGAGCAAATGAAGCAATTACTGGAAAGCTTAAATAATGAGGAGAAAAAAACACAAAAGAAAATGAATGTAAAAAAATCAAAGGGACGTAAGGTTAAGCAAGAGAAGGATTGGTAA
- a CDS encoding VWA domain-containing protein — translation MYKIEEPIYFYLFAIIPVLIVVFLLVLWWKKRTQKKFASQELLVKLAPNSSNFKPTLKLIFFLLGLSFLILSLVNPKMGTKLKTVKREGVDVVFALDVSKSMLAEDIAPNRLEKSKQIISKIIDKLGSDRVGIIIYAGNSYPLLPITTDHAAGKMFLQNANPDMVSSQGTAITEALNLAKTYYNNDEQTNRFLIIISDGEDHQEETKQIAQNITNEGIKVYTIGVGSEKGGPIPIKLNGSLIGYKKDRKGETVITQRKSNVLQEIAEIGSGSYIDGNKTETPVKAIADIIANAQKSEFETKQFSDYKDQFQWFLAIGLLFLIIDVFFFERKTKWLKKVDLFNEETKK, via the coding sequence ATGTATAAAATTGAAGAGCCAATATATTTTTACCTTTTTGCAATTATTCCAGTTTTAATTGTTGTTTTCCTATTGGTTTTATGGTGGAAAAAAAGAACGCAAAAAAAGTTTGCATCTCAAGAGTTATTAGTTAAACTTGCTCCAAATTCATCAAACTTTAAACCTACTTTAAAATTAATTTTCTTTTTACTTGGATTATCTTTTTTAATACTTTCATTAGTAAACCCTAAAATGGGAACTAAATTAAAAACAGTTAAAAGAGAAGGAGTAGATGTGGTTTTTGCTTTGGATGTTTCTAAAAGTATGCTTGCTGAAGATATCGCTCCTAACCGACTTGAAAAGTCTAAACAGATTATTTCTAAAATCATTGATAAATTAGGGAGTGATAGAGTAGGAATTATTATTTATGCAGGAAACTCTTATCCGCTTTTACCTATTACTACCGACCATGCCGCAGGAAAAATGTTTTTGCAAAACGCAAATCCTGATATGGTTTCGAGTCAAGGTACTGCAATTACTGAAGCTTTAAACTTAGCTAAAACCTATTATAATAATGATGAACAAACCAATCGTTTCTTAATTATCATCTCAGACGGAGAAGATCATCAAGAAGAAACAAAACAAATTGCTCAAAACATTACTAATGAAGGTATAAAAGTGTATACAATTGGGGTTGGCTCTGAAAAAGGTGGTCCTATTCCTATAAAATTAAATGGCTCACTTATTGGTTATAAAAAAGATAGAAAAGGTGAAACTGTAATCACACAAAGAAAATCTAATGTTTTGCAAGAAATTGCTGAAATAGGTAGCGGAAGTTATATTGATGGCAATAAAACTGAAACTCCCGTAAAAGCGATTGCTGACATCATAGCAAATGCTCAAAAAAGTGAATTTGAAACCAAACAATTTTCAGATTACAAAGACCAATTTCAATGGTTTTTAGCCATTGGTTTGCTGTTTTTAATTATTGATGTTTTCTTTTTTGAAAGAAAAACTAAATGGTTAAAGAAAGTAGATTTATTTAATGAGGAAACTAAAAAATAA